One Psychromonas sp. psych-6C06 DNA window includes the following coding sequences:
- a CDS encoding GGDEF domain-containing protein has product MKATTHTTLVGHPTDNKVFNLVSSGLTLSNESKVTCLELLQESLDLKDLLTNFASIVARIIRPFNVRFQSANGLFSLNNHEKYHFSNTYNLPLSSKCPRIGSITYQSNQPLSMAESKQLIELHELLVPNLRHALKFAELNALVFKDHLTNVGNRAYYDESLQRAIEQSSRGHQSLSLMVFDINDFKPINDQFGHLKGDKVLQQFAAILTKIIRSSDMAFRLGGDEFVLILQPGDQHSVNKISERLLVEIQHTPFLTELNFSASMGYAHWQMGEDAKVLFENADKKLYIEKANK; this is encoded by the coding sequence ATGAAGGCAACAACACACACTACATTAGTAGGCCACCCTACTGATAATAAAGTGTTTAACCTAGTATCAAGTGGTTTAACTCTGAGCAATGAAAGCAAAGTAACATGTTTAGAGCTGTTACAGGAAAGCTTAGATCTTAAAGATCTTCTGACAAATTTTGCCTCTATAGTGGCAAGAATTATCCGCCCATTTAATGTTCGATTTCAGTCGGCTAATGGTTTATTTAGCTTAAATAACCATGAAAAGTACCATTTTAGCAATACTTATAATTTGCCACTTTCATCCAAATGCCCACGCATTGGATCGATTACTTATCAAAGTAATCAACCATTAAGCATGGCAGAAAGTAAACAGCTGATTGAACTGCACGAACTGTTAGTGCCTAATTTGCGTCATGCGCTTAAATTTGCAGAGTTAAATGCATTAGTTTTTAAAGACCATCTAACCAATGTTGGTAATCGCGCTTATTACGATGAAAGCTTACAACGCGCCATTGAACAAAGTAGTCGAGGCCATCAATCGCTGTCTTTGATGGTATTTGATATTAATGACTTTAAGCCTATTAATGATCAATTTGGCCACTTAAAAGGAGATAAAGTATTACAGCAATTTGCCGCTATTCTGACTAAAATTATTCGTAGTTCAGACATGGCATTTCGCTTAGGTGGGGATGAATTTGTACTTATTTTACAGCCAGGTGATCAACATTCGGTTAATAAAATTAGTGAGCGCTTATTAGTAGAGATACAACATACGCCTTTTTTAACAGAACTTAACTTTTCTGCCAGCATGGGATATGCGCACTGGCAAATGGGAGAGGATGCAAAAGTACTTTTTGAAAATGCCGATAAAAAACTCTATATTGAAAAGGCAAATAAATAA
- the tilS gene encoding tRNA lysidine(34) synthetase TilS → MEEVNNHDVFIAFKAQLALLAPTQAQFKIALSGGLDSMVLLHLFSRLENCNVVAQHIHHGLSPYADDWAEQCRITCASLGIPFIFSKVTLDKKNGESLEALARDKRYQALTHAMSKDHYLVTGHHQDDQLETVLLALKRGAGLTGLQGIVGKQCLSMGYLVRPLLDFSREQLSNYAQQFSLTWVEDESNQDQQFDRNFIRQSITPLLKARWPAITKTVARSAIHCQSQQQLIDEITVDDFKSCNSKLKSLRIQLLKNLSQVRRCNVIRHWFKQNGLTYPSTKQLAAIWQDVVIAQQDAMPQISLQGYNVCRYRDELYLVSKNKVTCEAQRVSWHATNPLKIKAGDFRFHINAESGYLDERYQVDICFRSDLPKGFSCRPIGRDKKRTIKKLFHEHHLAPWLRDRLPFVFINGELVEATSLFQCESVYSKQLRICSSKWKA, encoded by the coding sequence GTGGAAGAGGTTAACAATCATGATGTCTTCATCGCTTTTAAGGCGCAGCTCGCGTTGTTAGCTCCCACGCAGGCGCAGTTTAAAATAGCGCTTAGTGGAGGGCTGGATTCAATGGTATTACTGCACCTTTTTTCACGTTTGGAAAATTGTAATGTTGTTGCTCAGCATATTCATCATGGGCTAAGCCCTTATGCTGATGATTGGGCTGAACAATGTCGTATCACTTGTGCTTCTTTGGGGATTCCATTTATTTTTAGCAAAGTGACACTCGATAAAAAAAATGGCGAAAGTCTTGAAGCATTAGCCAGAGATAAACGCTATCAAGCACTTACACATGCGATGAGCAAAGATCACTACTTAGTGACCGGACATCATCAGGATGATCAGCTCGAAACGGTACTACTCGCTTTAAAACGTGGTGCAGGGTTAACTGGCTTGCAAGGGATTGTTGGCAAACAATGTTTATCGATGGGCTATCTTGTGCGTCCCTTATTAGACTTTTCGCGTGAGCAATTAAGTAATTATGCGCAACAATTCTCATTAACATGGGTAGAAGATGAGAGTAATCAGGATCAACAGTTTGATCGTAACTTTATCCGTCAAAGTATTACGCCACTGTTAAAAGCGCGCTGGCCTGCAATTACCAAAACAGTGGCTCGAAGTGCGATACATTGCCAAAGTCAACAACAACTCATAGATGAAATAACTGTTGATGATTTTAAATCGTGTAACTCTAAATTAAAATCACTTCGAATTCAATTGCTTAAAAACCTTTCTCAAGTTAGGCGATGTAATGTCATACGTCATTGGTTTAAACAGAATGGGTTAACGTATCCTTCTACCAAACAATTAGCGGCTATTTGGCAAGATGTTGTGATAGCACAGCAAGATGCAATGCCACAAATTAGTTTGCAGGGCTATAATGTATGCCGTTATCGAGATGAGTTATACCTAGTGAGTAAAAATAAAGTTACATGCGAAGCTCAACGGGTTAGTTGGCATGCGACAAACCCTTTAAAAATTAAAGCTGGGGATTTCAGATTTCACATTAATGCAGAGTCTGGATATCTAGATGAGAGATATCAGGTAGATATCTGTTTTAGGTCTGATTTACCAAAGGGCTTTAGTTGTCGACCCATTGGGAGAGATAAAAAGCGCACCATCAAAAAACTATTTCATGAGCATCATCTTGCCCCTTGGTTGCGCGATCGACTCCCTTTTGTCTTTATTAATGGTGAGTTAGTCGAAGCAACTAGCTTGTTTCAGTGTGAATCTGTTTATTCAAAGCAGTTGCGTATATGTTCTTCTAAATGGAAAGCCTAA
- the dnaE gene encoding DNA polymerase III subunit alpha: MSELVMKPDPKFIHLRVHSDFSMVDGLTKVKPLVAKTAAMNMPALALTDQTNFCGLVKFYGAAHGAGIKPIVGADFWVQSELLGGEQFRLTALAMDNDGYKNVTELISKAYLRGHIGGRAVIEQDWLIEHNQGVLLLSGAKEGDLGKILLKGHEDIAAEITQFYQTHFPQRYYLELIRTNRVDEEVYLHLALDWATKYQLPVVATNQVVFADENLFDAHDIRVCINQGFTLGDDRRPKEYSPEQYLRSEEEMCELFSDIPEALQNSVEIAKRCNVTLRLGEYFLPDFPTGGKAIEEFFCDVSKEGLEARLEFLFDKDSPDFAAIRKPYDERLQIELDVINTMGFPGYFLIVMEFIQWSKDNNIPVGPGRGSGAGSLVAYALKITDLDPLELELLFERFLNPERVSMPDFDIDFCMDRRDEVIDHVAELYGRDAVSQIITFGTMAAKAVIRDVGRVLGHPYGFVDGISKLIPPTPGMTLTKAFVEEPRLQERYDGSEEVRDLIDMCRTLEGTIRNAGKHAGGVVISPTTITDFSPLYCDDEGNNPVTQYDKNDVETAGLVKFDFLGLRTLTIVQWAIDMANAHNKEDGKDLIDIERISLTEPLCFELLKRYETTSVFQLESRGMKDLIRRLQPDCFEDMIALVALFRPGPLGSGMVDNFIERKHGREVVSYPDEKWQHESLQGILEPTYGIILYQEQVMQIAQVLSGYTLGGADMLRRAMGKKKPEEMEKQRATFEEGAIANGVDGELAMKIFDLVEKFAGYGFNKSHSAAYALVSYQTLWMKTFYPSYFMAAVMSADMDNTDKVVILVAECQRMGLNLCPPDVNEGLFKFNVDKNQRIIYGIGAIKGVGEAPVDAIIEARTEGGKFKDLFDFCTRIDLKRCGKRILEKLILAGALDNLGPHRAALMANLPSALEAAIQHKKAESYGQTDLFGVLTTDSEEIENKFSTVEKWPEKQWLAGEKETLGLYLTGHPIDQYETHIRSFHCTKIGELSPNRRGQNSRIAGLILGMRVMVTKAGKRMGIITLDDKSARLEITVFADLLDQYEELLVTDNVIILQGQVSEDFFNGGLKMNAREVMSIEQARERFASKLRLKVHADNINVSDNSEPFQTQLQNVLEPAMGGVCPVFIEYTNATAQAELSLGLSWAVTPTDDLLFALAKLVGEENVCLHFDHVNG; the protein is encoded by the coding sequence ATGTCCGAATTAGTTATGAAACCTGATCCAAAATTTATTCATCTGCGCGTTCATAGTGATTTCTCGATGGTAGATGGGCTGACTAAAGTTAAGCCTTTAGTCGCTAAAACAGCCGCAATGAATATGCCTGCACTTGCACTAACCGACCAAACTAATTTCTGTGGCCTCGTTAAATTTTACGGTGCAGCTCATGGTGCTGGGATTAAGCCAATTGTTGGTGCAGATTTTTGGGTGCAGAGTGAATTACTAGGGGGCGAGCAGTTTCGTTTAACAGCGCTTGCTATGGACAATGACGGCTATAAAAATGTCACTGAGCTTATTTCAAAAGCGTATTTGCGAGGGCATATTGGTGGACGTGCTGTTATCGAACAAGATTGGCTTATTGAGCACAATCAAGGCGTATTATTATTATCTGGTGCGAAGGAGGGGGATCTCGGTAAAATTTTGCTTAAAGGGCATGAAGATATTGCAGCTGAAATCACGCAATTTTATCAAACACACTTCCCACAACGCTATTACCTTGAATTAATCCGCACCAACCGTGTTGATGAAGAAGTTTATCTACATCTTGCGCTTGATTGGGCGACAAAATATCAACTGCCTGTGGTGGCGACCAATCAAGTGGTTTTTGCCGATGAAAACTTATTTGATGCGCATGATATTCGTGTATGTATTAACCAAGGGTTTACATTAGGCGATGATCGTCGCCCGAAGGAGTATAGCCCTGAACAATATCTGCGCAGTGAAGAGGAGATGTGTGAGCTCTTTTCTGATATTCCAGAAGCGTTACAAAACAGTGTCGAAATAGCGAAACGTTGTAATGTCACCCTCCGTCTTGGGGAGTATTTTTTACCAGATTTTCCAACCGGTGGTAAAGCGATTGAGGAATTTTTCTGTGATGTTTCTAAGGAAGGCTTAGAGGCTCGTCTTGAGTTTCTTTTTGACAAAGATAGCCCTGACTTTGCTGCTATTCGTAAACCTTATGATGAACGATTGCAGATAGAGCTAGACGTTATCAATACCATGGGGTTCCCCGGTTACTTTTTGATCGTAATGGAATTTATTCAATGGAGTAAAGATAACAATATTCCTGTTGGCCCAGGCCGTGGTAGTGGTGCTGGTTCATTGGTTGCTTATGCGCTTAAAATTACCGATCTTGATCCGCTTGAATTAGAGCTTCTGTTCGAGCGATTTTTGAACCCTGAACGTGTCTCTATGCCCGATTTTGATATCGACTTCTGCATGGATAGACGTGATGAGGTAATTGACCATGTAGCGGAACTTTATGGTCGTGATGCGGTATCACAGATCATCACTTTTGGTACCATGGCTGCGAAGGCGGTTATTCGAGATGTTGGGCGTGTACTGGGGCATCCCTATGGCTTTGTCGATGGAATCTCCAAATTAATTCCTCCGACGCCTGGCATGACACTCACCAAAGCTTTTGTCGAAGAGCCTCGTTTACAGGAGCGTTACGATGGCAGTGAAGAAGTGCGCGACTTAATTGATATGTGTCGTACTCTTGAAGGTACCATTCGTAATGCGGGTAAACATGCGGGGGGGGTTGTTATCTCGCCGACCACGATAACCGATTTCTCACCGCTGTATTGTGATGATGAAGGGAACAATCCGGTTACGCAATATGACAAAAATGATGTTGAAACCGCGGGACTTGTTAAGTTTGACTTCTTAGGGTTACGTACGCTAACAATTGTGCAGTGGGCAATCGACATGGCTAATGCTCACAATAAGGAGGATGGTAAGGATCTAATCGATATTGAACGCATCAGCCTTACTGAGCCACTCTGTTTTGAATTATTAAAACGTTATGAAACGACCTCTGTATTTCAGTTAGAGTCGCGTGGTATGAAGGATCTTATTCGCCGATTACAGCCTGACTGTTTCGAAGATATGATCGCTTTAGTAGCCCTCTTTAGGCCTGGGCCATTAGGGTCGGGCATGGTAGATAACTTTATCGAACGTAAACATGGTCGTGAGGTTGTTTCTTACCCTGATGAAAAGTGGCAACATGAATCTTTACAGGGCATTCTTGAGCCAACCTACGGAATTATTCTTTATCAAGAGCAGGTAATGCAAATTGCCCAAGTTCTATCGGGTTATACACTCGGTGGCGCAGATATGCTACGTCGTGCAATGGGTAAGAAAAAACCGGAAGAGATGGAGAAGCAACGTGCTACCTTCGAAGAAGGGGCTATTGCAAATGGGGTTGATGGCGAGCTAGCCATGAAAATTTTCGATTTAGTAGAAAAATTTGCCGGCTATGGGTTCAACAAATCGCACTCAGCTGCTTATGCGTTGGTTTCTTATCAAACTTTGTGGATGAAAACTTTTTACCCCTCTTACTTCATGGCAGCTGTTATGTCTGCGGATATGGATAACACTGATAAAGTGGTTATTCTGGTGGCAGAATGTCAGCGTATGGGGCTGAACTTATGTCCACCTGATGTTAACGAAGGTTTATTCAAATTTAATGTTGATAAAAATCAACGCATTATTTATGGAATAGGGGCGATTAAAGGCGTTGGTGAAGCGCCTGTTGATGCCATTATTGAAGCGCGTACAGAGGGCGGTAAATTTAAAGACCTATTTGATTTTTGTACTCGAATAGACCTTAAGCGCTGTGGTAAGCGTATCCTAGAGAAGCTAATTCTCGCTGGTGCTTTGGATAATTTAGGGCCACACCGTGCCGCCTTAATGGCTAACTTACCGAGTGCCTTAGAAGCTGCTATTCAACATAAAAAAGCGGAATCTTATGGGCAAACGGATCTGTTTGGTGTATTAACAACCGATAGTGAAGAGATAGAAAATAAATTCTCGACCGTTGAAAAGTGGCCAGAGAAACAATGGCTAGCGGGAGAAAAAGAGACCTTAGGCTTATACCTAACAGGGCACCCGATAGATCAATATGAAACGCATATTCGCTCTTTCCATTGTACTAAAATAGGGGAGCTTAGCCCTAATCGGCGTGGTCAAAATAGCCGTATAGCAGGGCTGATTCTTGGTATGCGTGTGATGGTGACCAAAGCAGGTAAACGAATGGGCATCATTACTCTTGATGATAAAAGTGCGCGTTTAGAAATAACGGTTTTTGCCGATTTATTGGATCAGTATGAAGAACTTCTTGTGACCGATAACGTGATCATTTTACAGGGGCAAGTTAGCGAAGACTTTTTTAACGGTGGCTTAAAAATGAATGCACGTGAAGTGATGAGCATAGAGCAAGCTCGTGAACGCTTTGCTTCAAAATTACGTCTCAAAGTCCATGCTGATAATATTAACGTTAGTGATAATAGTGAGCCGTTTCAAACACAGCTACAAAATGTGCTTGAACCTGCGATGGGAGGCGTATGTCCGGTATTTATTGAATATACCAATGCGACTGCTCAAGCCGAACTTAGTTTAGGTTTATCGTGGGCGGTCACGCCAACGGATGATCTTCTTTTTGCTCTCGCTAAACTCGTTGGTGAAGAGAATGTCTGTTTACATTTTGATCATGTAAATGGTTAA
- the rnhB gene encoding ribonuclease HII, which yields MAKTNTEFEAVIYPNVQLVAGVDEVGRGPLVGDVVTAAVILDAKNPIAGLADSKKLSEKKLALMFDEIQEKALCISVGRASPSEIDDINILHATMLAMQRAVEGLTIQPEFVFIDGNRCPALNMPSEAVVKGDSRVAEISAASIIAKVTRDREMQELDARYPEYGFAKHKGYPTKAHFEALERYGAIDEYRKSFKPVKKVLGLL from the coding sequence ATGGCTAAGACAAATACTGAGTTTGAAGCGGTTATATACCCTAATGTACAATTAGTCGCAGGTGTTGATGAAGTAGGACGAGGCCCCTTGGTTGGTGATGTCGTCACCGCTGCGGTTATTCTTGATGCTAAAAATCCCATTGCTGGCCTTGCCGACTCTAAAAAGTTAAGTGAAAAAAAATTAGCCTTGATGTTTGATGAGATTCAAGAAAAAGCGTTATGTATCTCTGTGGGCCGTGCCTCTCCCTCTGAAATTGATGATATTAATATTTTGCACGCGACCATGCTTGCTATGCAACGTGCCGTTGAGGGGTTAACTATTCAACCTGAATTTGTATTTATTGATGGAAATCGATGCCCTGCGCTTAATATGCCAAGTGAAGCGGTTGTCAAAGGCGATTCACGAGTGGCAGAGATAAGCGCAGCCTCGATTATTGCCAAAGTAACGCGTGATAGAGAGATGCAAGAATTAGATGCTCGATACCCTGAATATGGGTTTGCTAAACATAAAGGTTACCCGACTAAAGCGCACTTTGAAGCTTTAGAAAGATATGGTGCAATTGATGAGTACCGCAAAAGCTTTAAGCCCGTTAAGAAAGTATTAGGGCTTCTTTGA
- the lpxB gene encoding lipid-A-disaccharide synthase has product MGKPLRIGLIAGEASGDILGEGLIKALKIHYPDAIFEGIAGPKMLAQGCKALHPLEALSVMGFVEVLGKLRSILSIRKSITEHFINNPPDIFIGIDAPDFNLTVELKLKAQGIKTIHYVSPSVWAWKQWRIHKIAKATNLVLAFLPFEKAFYDRFNVPCQFVGHTLADQLPIIREKEHARSRLSLVKEQKLLAILPGSRKAEVGVLGPLFLETAKIIHRKYPEYHFIVPMVNDRRKQQFMAQIAEIAPDLPITLFDGHSSDVLQSADLVLLASGTAALEAMLAKAPMVVAYKVSALTYVIAKSLSSVKYTSLPNLIADKEVVKELSQYDCTVDNMVHELERLIEGGSEQMIEIFTELHQRIKCDADKQAAQAVVNLIENKNG; this is encoded by the coding sequence ATGGGTAAGCCATTACGAATCGGTTTAATTGCGGGTGAAGCATCGGGTGACATTCTAGGTGAAGGTTTAATTAAAGCACTTAAAATTCATTACCCTGATGCCATTTTTGAAGGAATTGCAGGGCCTAAAATGCTTGCTCAGGGGTGTAAAGCATTACATCCTTTAGAGGCGCTTTCTGTAATGGGGTTTGTTGAAGTATTGGGTAAGTTACGAAGTATTCTTTCAATTCGTAAATCGATTACTGAACACTTTATTAACAACCCACCTGATATTTTTATCGGCATTGATGCGCCCGATTTTAACTTAACTGTTGAGTTGAAATTAAAGGCTCAGGGCATTAAAACTATTCATTATGTCAGCCCTTCCGTATGGGCGTGGAAGCAGTGGCGTATTCATAAAATTGCCAAAGCAACAAATTTGGTATTAGCTTTTTTACCCTTTGAAAAAGCTTTTTATGACCGGTTTAATGTTCCGTGTCAGTTTGTGGGTCATACCCTTGCAGATCAATTACCTATTATTCGCGAAAAAGAACATGCGCGATCAAGACTATCGTTAGTGAAGGAGCAAAAGTTACTCGCTATATTGCCGGGTAGCCGTAAAGCGGAAGTGGGCGTATTAGGCCCACTGTTTTTAGAAACAGCGAAAATAATTCATCGTAAATATCCTGAATACCATTTTATTGTGCCGATGGTGAATGATCGTCGTAAGCAACAGTTTATGGCACAGATAGCAGAGATCGCCCCAGATCTTCCCATCACGCTCTTTGATGGTCATTCTAGTGACGTTTTACAATCTGCGGATCTGGTCTTATTGGCATCAGGAACTGCCGCCTTAGAGGCAATGTTAGCAAAAGCGCCGATGGTGGTAGCTTATAAAGTCAGTGCATTAACCTATGTCATTGCGAAATCACTATCAAGTGTCAAATATACCTCCTTGCCTAATTTGATTGCTGATAAAGAAGTGGTAAAAGAGCTCAGTCAATATGATTGCACCGTTGATAATATGGTGCATGAGTTAGAGAGGTTGATCGAAGGTGGTAGTGAACAGATGATTGAAATATTCACTGAATTACATCAACGTATTAAATGTGATGCTGATAAACAAGCCGCACAAGCAGTGGTGAACTTAATAGAGAATAAAAATGGCTAA
- the lpxA gene encoding acyl-ACP--UDP-N-acetylglucosamine O-acyltransferase produces the protein MANNNIHETAKVHPTAIIDETASIAANVEIGPYTIIGARVEIGENCWIAPHVVVNGPTKMGKGNKIFQFASVGEDCQDLKYDGEETFLEIGDNNVFRESCTIHRGTAQDKGTTKIGNNNLLMAYVHVAHDCILGDNIILSNNATLAGHTKLANNVIIGGLSALHQFTRVGEYAMIGGCSAVNKDIPPYFMASGNYVQAQGINSVGLKRRGFSSAAIMEIKRAYKALCRDGNSLEEAKNIIASKAQDCPELKVLHDFLSEDSRGIVR, from the coding sequence ATGGCTAATAACAATATTCACGAAACAGCAAAAGTTCACCCTACAGCAATTATTGATGAAACAGCAAGTATTGCTGCTAATGTGGAGATCGGGCCTTATACCATCATCGGTGCGCGTGTTGAAATCGGTGAAAATTGTTGGATTGCACCACATGTAGTGGTGAACGGCCCAACTAAAATGGGTAAAGGCAATAAAATATTTCAATTCGCCTCAGTGGGTGAAGATTGCCAAGATCTAAAATATGATGGTGAAGAAACCTTTTTAGAGATCGGAGATAATAATGTATTCCGTGAAAGTTGTACGATTCATCGTGGTACAGCTCAGGACAAAGGTACCACTAAGATTGGCAATAACAATTTATTGATGGCATACGTACATGTCGCACATGATTGTATTCTTGGCGATAACATAATCTTATCTAATAATGCCACGCTTGCAGGTCATACTAAGCTGGCAAACAATGTCATTATTGGTGGTTTATCTGCATTGCATCAATTTACCCGTGTTGGTGAATACGCCATGATTGGTGGTTGTTCTGCGGTAAATAAAGATATTCCTCCTTACTTTATGGCTTCAGGGAATTATGTTCAGGCGCAGGGGATTAACTCTGTTGGACTAAAACGACGTGGTTTTAGTAGTGCTGCTATTATGGAAATAAAACGCGCTTACAAAGCCCTATGCCGAGATGGAAATAGTTTAGAAGAAGCGAAAAATATAATTGCTTCCAAAGCGCAGGATTGTCCTGAATTGAAAGTATTACATGACTTTTTGAGTGAAGATAGTCGTGGTATTGTGCGCTAA
- the fabZ gene encoding 3-hydroxyacyl-ACP dehydratase FabZ, protein MSNELNSLDIKEIMNLLPHRYPFLLIDRVIDYVPGKTLNGVKNVSFNEPQFQGHFPGTPVFPGVMIIEALAQATGVLAFATYGKPAENELYFLASVDKVRFRKPVVPGDILELEVIYLKERRGMGKFECTAKVDGEIACQAMIMCARREI, encoded by the coding sequence GTGAGCAACGAATTAAATAGTTTAGACATTAAAGAGATCATGAATCTCCTTCCACACCGTTACCCATTTTTATTAATTGATCGCGTTATCGATTATGTACCAGGTAAAACGTTAAATGGCGTAAAAAACGTTTCATTTAATGAACCACAGTTTCAAGGACACTTTCCTGGAACTCCTGTTTTTCCTGGTGTTATGATCATTGAAGCATTAGCACAAGCAACAGGCGTTTTAGCCTTCGCTACTTACGGTAAACCTGCGGAAAATGAGCTATATTTTTTAGCGTCAGTTGATAAAGTACGTTTTCGTAAACCGGTTGTACCAGGTGATATTCTTGAACTTGAAGTTATCTATCTGAAAGAGCGTCGTGGTATGGGGAAATTTGAATGTACCGCGAAAGTTGATGGTGAAATCGCATGTCAAGCAATGATCATGTGTGCAAGAAGAGAGATTTAA
- the lpxD gene encoding UDP-3-O-(3-hydroxymyristoyl)glucosamine N-acyltransferase, producing MMQTLAQLATILGAKLVGDGNLSIHRLATFDQANEGEITFVSDKKLLSKLEQCQASAIVLPTAIMGNYQGNALFMDNPYVGYAMLANIFDTTPNLNINIAESAIIDSSAIIGKNVAISENVVIGAGVEVADNCQIFANVVLGEHVKISAQSKIYPNVTVYHGCEIGQRCIIHANTVIGSDGFGNAPHQGKWVKIPQIGKVLIGDDVEIGSSTTIDRGALSDTIISNGVKIDNQCQIAHNVFIGEHTAVAGGSNIAGSTKVGKSCIVGGSVAMNGHLNITDNVVITGDSMVMRDISEPGIYSSGVPAIANKQWRKNTAYTLKIDDLFKRVKQLEKQLQDKD from the coding sequence ATGATGCAAACACTCGCACAATTAGCCACTATATTAGGAGCAAAATTGGTTGGTGATGGTAACTTAAGTATCCATCGCTTAGCTACTTTTGATCAAGCTAATGAAGGTGAAATTACCTTTGTTTCAGATAAAAAACTGTTATCAAAACTTGAACAGTGTCAGGCCAGTGCGATTGTCTTGCCAACGGCTATTATGGGCAATTATCAAGGTAATGCATTATTCATGGATAACCCGTATGTTGGTTATGCCATGTTAGCGAATATCTTCGACACAACGCCAAACTTGAATATTAATATTGCTGAAAGTGCCATTATTGATAGTAGTGCTATTATTGGCAAAAATGTCGCAATCTCTGAAAATGTGGTCATTGGTGCTGGCGTCGAAGTCGCTGATAACTGTCAAATTTTTGCGAATGTAGTGTTGGGTGAGCATGTAAAAATTAGCGCTCAAAGTAAAATCTACCCTAATGTCACGGTCTATCATGGCTGTGAAATAGGGCAACGTTGTATTATTCATGCAAATACAGTGATTGGTAGTGATGGATTTGGTAATGCTCCACACCAAGGTAAGTGGGTGAAAATACCACAAATTGGTAAAGTGCTTATTGGTGATGATGTTGAGATAGGCTCGTCAACCACCATCGATCGTGGTGCCTTGTCTGATACTATTATTAGCAACGGCGTTAAAATTGATAATCAATGTCAAATTGCTCACAATGTGTTTATTGGAGAGCATACGGCAGTTGCCGGAGGCTCAAATATTGCCGGTAGCACGAAAGTAGGTAAAAGTTGTATCGTGGGCGGTAGTGTTGCTATGAATGGCCATTTAAATATCACGGATAATGTTGTGATTACTGGTGATAGTATGGTCATGCGAGATATAAGTGAGCCGGGAATATATTCTTCAGGTGTACCTGCGATTGCAAATAAACAGTGGCGAAAAAATACCGCTTATACGCTTAAAATAGATGATCTCTTTAAACGTGTGAAGCAACTTGAAAAACAATTACAAGATAAAGATTAA
- a CDS encoding OmpH family outer membrane protein — MKNFLKAATLAVAMITVPAVNAADIQKVGVVFPSKIMKESPQRERIIKKLEAEFKARYEALQALETEITKIEKTLKRDAELMANDEVTAMQRKVEVKLSEYKINRKAFEEDNRRRQGEEQQKALIVVRDVINDVAKEQGYDIILNGEQVVFAKPGYDISDLIIEEISKK, encoded by the coding sequence ATGAAAAACTTTTTAAAAGCCGCAACTTTAGCTGTCGCTATGATTACAGTTCCTGCAGTGAATGCAGCAGACATACAGAAAGTAGGAGTTGTTTTCCCATCAAAAATCATGAAAGAGTCACCGCAACGTGAGCGTATTATTAAAAAATTAGAAGCGGAATTTAAAGCGCGTTACGAAGCGTTACAAGCGTTAGAAACAGAGATAACTAAAATTGAAAAAACGCTAAAACGTGATGCGGAGCTAATGGCTAATGATGAAGTCACAGCTATGCAACGTAAGGTAGAAGTGAAGCTCTCAGAATACAAAATAAACCGAAAAGCATTTGAAGAAGATAACCGTCGTCGTCAGGGAGAAGAACAGCAAAAAGCACTTATTGTAGTTCGTGACGTTATTAATGACGTTGCTAAAGAGCAAGGCTACGACATTATTTTAAATGGCGAACAGGTTGTTTTTGCTAAACCTGGTTACGATATTTCAGATCTTATTATCGAAGAAATTAGCAAAAAGTAG